A region of Sesamum indicum cultivar Zhongzhi No. 13 linkage group LG7, S_indicum_v1.0, whole genome shotgun sequence DNA encodes the following proteins:
- the LOC105166760 gene encoding WD repeat-containing protein 44, with translation MDSFIYDDGESQFFDAQEYIAQEPDNGCSSSRNWGYDVWTHAPQSVRERRRKFIGWMGLSPGEFGGENSVDMCGSSEGCFSMGYFHRIMEDNGAVLRTSSVEDEFSSSRSSVSSWNTDDLDLSQGEDLRECRNGNVRFHGEIDCNVDAMVENERLSSAGPLSQFSPSVQQFVRREIEVNVNTPRTMKNSWLSKFRSVTCMRSGNVKDDNVGSDGFCQLQGTRIRRVRVRHCRRRVKEISALFSGQDIQAHEGSIISMKFSPDGQYLASAGEDKIVRIWQVVEDERSDRIDVPDADPSCVYFSVNNLSEMGPLTVEKDKVNKSKSLRRTQDSACIVFPPKVFRILEKPLHVFQGHSGDILDLSWSKNNCLLSSSIDKTVRLWRVGVDHCLKVFQHSDYVTCIQFNPVNDDYFISGSIDGKVRIWTIDGCQVVDWAETRDIITAVSYCPDGQGGIVGSITGTCRFFDLSDNHLQLGTQMCLTNKKSPCKRITGFQFLKQDPSKVLVTCADSKVRIIDRINIIGKYKGLRNTGNQISASFTADGKHIVSASDDSNIYIWNYADQRESSFSQSKAIRSFECFSSDASIAIPWSGLKTGNSEEALIQETSTNTLPFSSSVHFSLSQENLLGSSSKGSATWPEEKLPASTPQASTPPMSKSQYKLFKDSCQSSSSSHAWGLVIVTASWDGRIRSFHNYGLPVPL, from the exons ATGGATAGCTTCATCTACGACGACGGTGAATCTCAATTTTTCGATGCTCAGGAGTACATTGCTCAAGAACCTGATAATGGTTGCTCGTCTTCTAGAAATTGGGGGTATGATGTGTGGACTCATGCTCCTCAGAGTGTTAGAGAGCGCCGTCGGAAGTTCATTGGATGGATGGGACTTAGCCCAGGTGAGTTTGGAGGAGAAAATTCTGTAGATATGTGCGGCAGCAGTGAAGGTTGTTTTTCCATGGGATATTTTCATAGAATTATGGAGGATAATGGGGCTGTGCTAAGAACCTCAAGTGTTGAAGATGAATTTTCTTCCAGCCGGTCCTCTGTCTCAAGTTGGAATACCGATGATTTGGATTTGTCTCAGGGAGAGGATTTGAGGGAGTGTCGAAACGGGAATGTGAGATTTCATGGTGAGATTGATTGTAATGTAGATGCGATGGTGGAAAATGAGAGGCTATCATCAGCTGGTCCTCTGTCTCAATTCTCTCCCTCAGTTCAGCAATTTGTGCGAAGGGAAATTGAGGTTAACGTGAATACACCAAGAACAATGAAAAATAGTTGGCTGAGTAAATTTCGTTCTGTGACTTGTATGAGAAGTGGAAATGTGAAAGATGATAATGTGGGATCGGATGGTTTCTGCCAATTACAGGGGACAAGGATCCGGAGAGTTAGGGTTCGCCATTGTCGGAGAAGGGTGAAGGAAATTTCAGCCCTTTTCTCTGGACAAGATATTCAAGCCCATGAGGGGTCAATTATCTCGATGAAATTCAGTCCTGATGGACAGTACCTGGCTAGTGCTGGCGAAGATAAGATTGTCAGAATCTGGCAGGTGGTGGAAGATGAGAGATCAGATAGAATCGACGTTCCAGATGCAGATCCATCATGTGTGTACTTCTCAGTGAATAATCTATCTGAAATGGGACCTCTAACGGTCGAAAAAGATAAAGTTAACAAATCCAAGAGTCTGAGAAGAACACAAGACTCAGCATGTATCGTCTTCCCTCCAAAAGTTTTCCGAATTCTTGAGAAGCCATTGCATGTCTTCCAGGGCCACAGTGGGGACATCTTGGATCTTTCGTGGTCGAAGAACAAT TGCCTGCTTTCATCATCAATAGATAAAACTGTTCGCTTGTGGCGGGTTGGAGTTGATCACTGCCTCAAGGTTTTCCAGCATAGTGATTATG TGACCTGCATTCAATTTAATCCTGTGAATGATGATTACTTCATCAGTGGTTCAATAGACGGGAAGGTTCGGATTTGGACTATTGATGGTTGTCAAGTTGTTGACTGGGCTGAAACACGGGACATTATTACTGCTGTTTCCTATTGCCCCGATGGCCAG GGTGGTATTGTTGGCTCCATTACAGGCACCTGCCGGTTTTTTGACTTATCAG ATAATCACCTCCAGTTGGGAACGCAGATGTGCTTAACCAATAAGAAATCTCCCTGCAAAAGAATAACTGGCTTTCAG TTTCTAAAACAAGACCCGAGCAAAGTACTGGTTACTTGTGCTGATTCAAAAGTCAGAATTATCGAtaggataaatattattggGAAATACAAAG GCCTCAGAAATACTGGGAACCAGATCTCAGCTTCATTTACTGCTGATGGAAAACATATCGTCTCAGCATCTGatgattcaaatatttatatatggaaCTATGCTGATCAAAGAGAGTCTTCTTTCTCGCAATCCAAAGCCATCAGGTCTTTTGAGTGTTTCTCCTCTGATGCCTCCATTGCCATACCCTGGTCCGGTCTGAAAACCGGGAACTCAGAGGAGGCTCTAATCCAAGAAACGTCAACTAATACGTTGCCGTTCTCATCGTCCGTTCATTTCTCTTTAAGCCAAGAGAATCTCTTAGGTTCCAGCTCAAAGGGATCCGCCACTTGGCCAGAGGAGAAGCTCCCCGCCTCAACACCTCAAGCTTCGACACCTCCAATGAGCAAATCCCAGTATAAACTTTTCAAGGATTCTTGTCAGAGTTCGTCCAGTTCTCATGCGTGGGGCCTAGTTATTGTTACTGCTAGTTGGGACGGCAGGATTAGATCATTCCACAATTATGGGTTGCCGGTGCCCCTTTAA
- the LOC105166761 gene encoding dof zinc finger protein DOF4.6-like, with translation MATAWPQGIGVVRPVENPRTSTEKKPRPNKEQALNCPRCNSTNTKFCYYNNYSLSQPRYFCKTCRRYWTQGGTLRNVPVGGGSRKNKRSSSSSSKKVMIPNLSPPKFSPQNPKIHDGQALNVGYNPPIYNDFAPLVQFGLDPKNPNYNNHPSHSFSLLTSTDQLLSLPVVSMHHDHFKPSSLSFSLDGLGNLQNHTNSSRTLFPFEELKPVSTAHDDQLHEFGLQDHHREHEGDHHQSNHGYWSGMLSGGSW, from the exons ATGGCTACTGCTTGGCCGCAG GGTATTGGAGTAGTGAGGCCAGTTGAAAACCCAAGAACTAGCACAGAGAAAAAGCCTAGGCCAAACAAGGAACAAGCTTTGAATTGTCCGAGGTGCAATTCCACCAACACAAAGTTCTGTTATTACAACAACTACAGTCTTTCTCAGCCCAGATACTTCTGCAAGACTTGTCGAAGGTACTGGACTCAAGGGGGCACTTTGAGGAACGTCCCAGTGGGTGGAGGTTCAAGGAAGAACAAAAGAtcctcatcatcttcatccaaGAAAGTGATGATCCCAAATCTCAGCCCTCCAAAATTTTCACCTCAAAACCCTAAGATCCATGATGGGCAAGCCCTAAATGTAGGTTATAATCCCCCCATCTACAATGATTTTGCCCCTTTAGTACAATTTGGGCTTGACCCTAAAAACCCTAATTATAATAACCACCCTTCTCACAGCTTTTCTCTTCTCACATCCACTGATCAGCTCCTCTCTTTGCCAGTAGTTTCTATGCATCATGATCACTTCAAGCCAAGTAGCTTGAGTTTCTCACTAGATGGGCTTGGTAATTTGCAAAATCACACAAACTCATCAAGAACCCTATTCCCTTTTGAGGAATTAAAGCCTGTTTCAACAGCTCATGATGATCAATTACATGAATTTGGGCTTCAAGATCATCACAGAGAGCATGAAGGGGATCATCATCAGTCAAATCATGGATACTGGAGTGGCATGTTGTCTGGAGGTTCCTGGTGA